A region from the Leopardus geoffroyi isolate Oge1 chromosome E3, O.geoffroyi_Oge1_pat1.0, whole genome shotgun sequence genome encodes:
- the LOC123589091 gene encoding cytochrome c oxidase subunit 6b-1-like: MEAWTQMTAAEVKKQADLENVRNLATDEIPVRGQTRAKQTEKQQVNHSLWQVLGREQSALGGDTSTRVVSTRRRPFKIEEEVFAEGHTEPRGASGVSLGLSTTAEDIKTKVKNDQTAPFDSRFPNQSQTRNSWQNYLDFHRCEKAMTAKGGEVSVCEWYRRVYKSLCPMSWVAAWDDRRAEGTFPGKI, encoded by the exons ATGGAGGCTTGGACTCAGATGACAGCAGCAGAAGTAAAGAAGCAGGCAGATTTGGAAAACGTACGGAACTTGGCGACGGATGAGAT TCCCGTGCGGGGACAGACAAGAGCCAAGCAGACAGAAAAGCAGCAAGTGAATCACAGCCTGTGGCAGGTGCTGGGACGGGAACAGAGCGCGCTGGGAGGGGACACTTCAACAAGGGTGGTTTCCACCAGGAGACGGCCGTTTAAGATTGAAGAGGAGGTCTTTGCTGAGGGTCACACTGAGCCGCGAGGTGCTTCGGGGGTGTCTTTAGGACTCAGCACCACGGCAGAAGACATCAAGACCAAAGTCAAGAACGACCAGACCGCCCCTTTTGACAGCCGCTTCCCCAACCAGAGCCAGACCCGGAACTCCTGGCAAAACTACCTAGACTTCCACCGCTGTGAGAAGGCGATGACTGCTAAAGGGGGTGAGGTCTCCGTGTGCGAATGGTACCGGCGTGTGTACAAGTCCCTCTGCCCCATGTCCTGGGTGGCAGCCTGGGACGACCGCCGGGCGGAAGGCACGTTTCCCGGAAAGATCTGA